Below is a genomic region from Thermodesulfovibrionales bacterium.
ACCAAGGTGGCGCCGGAATTGACCCCGGTATCGGACTATACGGGCGACTTCCGGAGTCGCGCCACCCTGTTCGGCGACCCGGGCGGCTGGCGCAGTCGTCTCTACGACTATGGTCTCACCCTGGATGCGCAGCTCACACAGGTTTATCAAGGAGTGGTGTCGGGCGGCAGCGCCAAAGGCAAAGGGCATGGGCAGTACAACGGCCTGTTCGAGGCCAACTTAACATTAGACACGGCCAAGGCGGGCCTGTGGTCGGGCGGGCTGTTCATTTTTACGGAGCAGACCAGCTTCGACCACCCGCTGAAGAGACAGCCGGGCAATCTATCACCGGTTAACCAGACGCCCCTGTGGCCGAAACCTTACAAAGACAGCTCGGAGCTGATAGAATATTTCCTGATGCAAGCTCTGCCCTTCAACACCGTGGCCATGGTGGGCCGGCTCGACCCCTCGAATTATCTTGACCTGAACTCATTTGCGTGCAACTCGGACAATCAGTTCCTCAATGTCAGCATAAACTCCAACCCGTTGTTCGGCCGGTTCCTGACCTACTCGACCTATGCCGCTCTTTTCATGACCAAGGTGACCGAAGACTTCACGATTGCCTACGGGGCATGGACCCCCAATTCGAAACCCGGCGACTACGGCGGGGATTGGAACGATTATGGTGCTGCGATCTATCCGATTTTCAAATACAAGGCTTTCAATCTTCCGGGAATGGTCCAGGCGATCGCCGCGTACACCAGCAAGAATGCCGTTGACACGGATAATCCGCGCTTTGTGCCGGGCGCGATCACCGGCAACCCGCCGACCAAGAGCAACAACTGGATCGTGGAACTCAGCGGCGAGCAGTACTTCTGGGAGCCGGAGGGGGCTTCGGCGCCCCGGGCCAAGGGGGGACGGAAGGAAGACTTCCACGTACCGACGAAGGACTTCGTGCAGGATCGGCCGGGCCTCGGGATCTTCTACCGGTTCTCCTACACGCCAGAAGATCGAAGCGCCTATAGCATATATCTGAGTGGGGGGGTTGGTGGACGCGGCGTCATTCCGGGCCGTCCCTATGATCGGTTCGGGGTCGGCTCCTATTGGGTCAAGGAATCGAACGATTTCAAGAAGCAGCCGATAGTCAGGACCGCGCTGCAAGACGAAGTGGGAGTGGAGGCGTTCTACAACTTTGCGGTCACGCCCTGGATGCAGCTCAGCCTCGATGCGCAGTGGATAAGCCCAGGGATCAGGCCAAGTGGCGATGCCTGGGTTCTCGGAACCCGGCTCAACATACGGTTTTGACTCCACGACGAGCTACGCTTGGAGGGCAACGAATGGGGCCTGAAATTAATTTCGTAAGGAAAGGAGGAACAGCTTCTTTGTAAAACAAACCGGCATGGAATGCATGCAGGAAAGCCACAGGCTTGCATGGAGAAGGTTGCTTTTAAATATCGCTGACCAGTCGGAGACGGAAGGCGGGGACAAAATAAAAGGAGGATCAGATGAAAAAAGAGATTCTGAAGAGCTTTGCAGTAAGCGTGGTGATGGCAGTGCTGACTGCCATTATGAGAAGATTGATATAAGAGTGTTTTCGGCTGGAGGAAAAACGCGAGGAGGCATGTTCATGCAGAGGCGATGGACGAGGTTGGTCCTCAGTTGTGTGTCAATAGTTCTAGTGTTATCGGTTTTCGGGTGCGCGCATTATCCCGTCAACCAGCCGTTGGCCCAGGTTGATCCCGGTAGCGGTTACCGCGGCAGGTTTTGGCATGACGAAAAGAAGTCTGATGATATCTTTCTCTTCCTCGCCTTTTCAGGCGGAGGGACGAGGGCCGCAGCACTTTCGTACGGCCTTCTTGAGTCCCTCAGGGATACGGAGGTCACGCTCAACGGCAAAAAGACACGCCTGCTTGACCAGGTAGACGGCATTTCAGGCGTATCGGGCGGCAGCTTTACTGCCGCGTATTACGGTCTCTTCGGAGATCGGATCTTCGAGGACTTCGAGTCCAAGTTCCTGAAGAAGAACATCCAGGGGACACTCACTGCCCGCATGTTCCTTAACCCCTACAACTGGGTAAGGCTCTTATCCCCGACGGTTGGCCGGAGCGACCTCGCAGCCGAATACTACGACACGCATATCTTCGAGGGCAAGACCTTCGGCGACATTGCGGCCCGGAAAGGTCCCATGATCCTGGTCAATGCCACGGACATGGTCACGGGCATCAGGTTGGCCTTTAACCAGGATTCATTCGACGTGATCTGTACCGACGTGGCAAAGTTCCCGGTCGCCCGTGCCGTGGCGGCATCATCGGCCGTGCCTGTTGTTCTTACGCCGATAACCCTGAAGAATTACGCAGGCAGCTGTGGATTCACCCTGCCGCCGAGAATCCAAAAAATTCTTGATGAGCAGGAGACCGGGACGAGGGCGTATCATCACGTGAACAATATGCGACCCTATCTCGATGGGAAAGAGACGCCGTACATCCACCTCGTTGACGGAGGCGTTTCAGACAACCTCGGCCTGAGGGCGGTGCTTGACAGGATGTACCTGTATGGAGATTTCTGGAGCGCCCTCAAAGCCTTCAAGATTGAAAATACCCGCAAGGTAGTATTTATCCTTGTGAATGCCGAAACCGAACTAAAGCGAGATGTCAGTTTATTCGACAAGATGCCCGGCTTTGGCTTTATGCTCGCTTCCTATTCCTCGATCGCGATCACGCGGTACAATTTCGAGACCGTGATGCTGCTGAGAGACAGTTTTGAGAGGTGGACCAGAGAGGTGCAGGAAGGCCGGTGCAGCGGAGGACAGATCTCGACCGAGCCGGGCGGGTGCGGCGATATCAAGTTCTATCTTATCGAGGTGAAGTTCGATGCGCTCAAGGATGAGAAGGAGAGGGAGTATTACAAGAGCCTGCCGACCTCTTTCCATCTTTCAGACGAGGAAGTGGACAAACTGCGGCAAAAGGCGAGCGAGATTCTCAGGAGTTCTCCCGAATTCCAGGAATTGATGCGGGATCTGAAATAGGATGCGCTGAAATTTAAACTTGAAAGGGTCGCGGGAAGGGATGAAATGGACGAAACGATATTGATCCTAGGCATCGGTAGTGTGTGCGCCGCAGTTCTACTGTCCGTCCTGGCGTTGGTGAAGAGATGAAGAAGCTCTTCAGAGTTCGGCGGCAACTCCAACTGGCGGGGGCCGGTCGCCTTTTTTATTGAGGAGTACTACGAGAAATTATGACTCATTTCGCCTGTCGAACGATCTCGCGTTGTGGCTGGAGAAAGAATCACCCTCGCTTTTTTCCGAAGATGTTTTATTCGGTTTGTACTCTTGATCAAGCTGCGGTTTGTGGTAACTCTCAGGTAGTCGGGTGGAGCCCTCAAAAGAGCTGTGCGCTGTTCAGCCTGAAAAGAAACAACGTTTCGCAGTGCTAATCATCACACGTTCTTCCTCTTCCATTCCTGGCAGGATGTCAGGGAACGGGTGGCAGGTTCAGGTATACTATTTATCATGGCGAGCAGGAAGATCATTGAGAAGATCGACTATCTTCTTTCACGGGAAAAGGGCACGATTTTCAAAGACCCCGGAGGAAAGGTCAATATCTGTCTTGTCTATCCAAATACCTATCACATCGGCATGTCTAACCTCGGCTTCCAGGGAATCTACACGCTCCTGAATGAGAGGAACGATGTGGTCTGTGAGCGGGCGTTCCTTCCCGATGAAGAGGACATGGAAGAATACATCAGGACGGGTTCGGAGGTCCTTTCTCTGGAATCGAAGAGGCCCTTGAACAGGTTTCAGATTGTCGCCTTCTCACTCTCCTTTGAGAATGATTACCCTAACATCGTGAGAGTACTCGAACTTTCAAGAATACCTTTCAGGGCAAGGGAGAGGAGCGGCTTCCATCCCCTGCTCATCTTGGGGGGCGCCTGTGCCTTCTTCAATCCCGAGCCTGTCGCGGATTTCTTTGACGTCTGTTTTATCGGAGAGGCTGAAGAAATGCTCGATGAGTTCATAGCTGCATACAAGATGTCCCGGCGAAGAGAAGACCTCATGAATGCGCTGACTCAGATTGAAGGTATGTATCTGCCGCAGTTATACGAGATCGACTATGACGGCGAAGGCTGGATTGCCGGAAGGAGGGCAGCGGATCATGCGCCTGAAAAGGTAAAGAAGCGCTATCTGAAAGACATATCGGGACACGGCCTCAAACCGTCCATTGTCACGCCCGAAACGGAGTTCTCGAACATGTATCTTGTAGAGGCGACAAGGGGCTGTCCCTGGAGTTGCAGATTCTGTGTCGCAGGATATGTCTACAAGCCCGTGAGGAAAAAAGACCTTACTTCCATCAGGAACGAGATCGATGGCGCACTCTCGGCAACAAAGAGGGTGGGCCTCATCGCCCCTTCCTTGTCTGACTATC
It encodes:
- a CDS encoding carbohydrate porin; amino-acid sequence: TKVAPELTPVSDYTGDFRSRATLFGDPGGWRSRLYDYGLTLDAQLTQVYQGVVSGGSAKGKGHGQYNGLFEANLTLDTAKAGLWSGGLFIFTEQTSFDHPLKRQPGNLSPVNQTPLWPKPYKDSSELIEYFLMQALPFNTVAMVGRLDPSNYLDLNSFACNSDNQFLNVSINSNPLFGRFLTYSTYAALFMTKVTEDFTIAYGAWTPNSKPGDYGGDWNDYGAAIYPIFKYKAFNLPGMVQAIAAYTSKNAVDTDNPRFVPGAITGNPPTKSNNWIVELSGEQYFWEPEGASAPRAKGGRKEDFHVPTKDFVQDRPGLGIFYRFSYTPEDRSAYSIYLSGGVGGRGVIPGRPYDRFGVGSYWVKESNDFKKQPIVRTALQDEVGVEAFYNFAVTPWMQLSLDAQWISPGIRPSGDAWVLGTRLNIRF
- a CDS encoding patatin-like phospholipase family protein, with the protein product MQRRWTRLVLSCVSIVLVLSVFGCAHYPVNQPLAQVDPGSGYRGRFWHDEKKSDDIFLFLAFSGGGTRAAALSYGLLESLRDTEVTLNGKKTRLLDQVDGISGVSGGSFTAAYYGLFGDRIFEDFESKFLKKNIQGTLTARMFLNPYNWVRLLSPTVGRSDLAAEYYDTHIFEGKTFGDIAARKGPMILVNATDMVTGIRLAFNQDSFDVICTDVAKFPVARAVAASSAVPVVLTPITLKNYAGSCGFTLPPRIQKILDEQETGTRAYHHVNNMRPYLDGKETPYIHLVDGGVSDNLGLRAVLDRMYLYGDFWSALKAFKIENTRKVVFILVNAETELKRDVSLFDKMPGFGFMLASYSSIAITRYNFETVMLLRDSFERWTREVQEGRCSGGQISTEPGGCGDIKFYLIEVKFDALKDEKEREYYKSLPTSFHLSDEEVDKLRQKASEILRSSPEFQELMRDLK
- a CDS encoding radical SAM protein, producing MAGSGILFIMASRKIIEKIDYLLSREKGTIFKDPGGKVNICLVYPNTYHIGMSNLGFQGIYTLLNERNDVVCERAFLPDEEDMEEYIRTGSEVLSLESKRPLNRFQIVAFSLSFENDYPNIVRVLELSRIPFRARERSGFHPLLILGGACAFFNPEPVADFFDVCFIGEAEEMLDEFIAAYKMSRRREDLMNALTQIEGMYLPQLYEIDYDGEGWIAGRRAADHAPEKVKKRYLKDISGHGLKPSIVTPETEFSNMYLVEATRGCPWSCRFCVAGYVYKPVRKKDLTSIRNEIDGALSATKRVGLIAPSLSDYPHIKDLLCFDGVDFSITSLRASPGSAELIKFLRGRKSVSIAPEAGTERLRKVIDKRITEADIVVTSRLILSEGIENLRLYFMVGLPTEDERDIDGILSLVKKIRDESPRGNLVLSLSTFVPKPFTPFQWHPMERMEVVKRRLKTIKNALLSYKGIRVFHDVPKYAYMQGLFARGGRRISRVLEGMLRGGDWQASCRAQRIDADSQLFRTYGFDDLLPWDFIANTIPKERLWAEYRKALTVTE